A single Pirellulaceae bacterium DNA region contains:
- a CDS encoding alpha/beta hydrolase encodes MAFSSGLKRWSKRLGWFVLVMLTLVGVGTGSVWWYYHPQFERTDGVEYGRRGDRPLTMDIIRPSNPNGLAIAMLVSGGWKSSQPGEFPAWILAPVLRRGYTVFAICHVSQPDATVQEIIQDMERGVRFIRLHADEYGIDPQKIGVTGGSAGGHLSLMLATRGDPGDSQAADPIERMSSQVQAVAIFYPVTDLLNLGASTENLGDGWLPKSFVKSFGPEAQADKEVWKEIGRECSPIYFIDDNLPPILIYHGDADTLVPLEQSLRFRDRAKELHHDVQVVVHAGGAHGWPSMAWDIRQFANWFDRHLRN; translated from the coding sequence GTGGCATTCTCAAGTGGCCTGAAACGCTGGTCGAAACGGCTAGGCTGGTTTGTACTCGTAATGCTGACATTGGTGGGCGTCGGTACTGGCTCAGTATGGTGGTACTACCATCCACAATTCGAGCGCACCGATGGGGTGGAATATGGGCGACGCGGCGATCGTCCGCTGACGATGGATATCATTCGGCCTAGCAACCCCAATGGATTAGCCATAGCGATGCTGGTCAGCGGTGGCTGGAAGTCCAGCCAGCCAGGTGAGTTTCCAGCTTGGATATTAGCACCGGTTCTGCGACGCGGCTACACGGTATTTGCCATCTGCCATGTCTCGCAGCCAGATGCCACCGTGCAGGAAATCATTCAGGACATGGAGCGCGGCGTGCGTTTCATTCGGTTGCATGCCGATGAGTACGGCATAGATCCACAAAAAATCGGCGTTACCGGTGGTAGCGCTGGTGGACATCTCAGTTTGATGCTGGCAACGCGCGGCGATCCCGGCGACAGTCAAGCCGCAGACCCTATCGAGCGCATGAGCAGCCAAGTCCAGGCGGTAGCCATTTTCTATCCGGTAACTGACTTGTTGAATCTCGGAGCATCAACTGAAAATTTAGGCGACGGCTGGTTGCCAAAGAGTTTTGTCAAATCGTTTGGCCCCGAAGCTCAAGCGGACAAGGAAGTTTGGAAAGAGATTGGCCGCGAGTGCTCGCCGATCTACTTTATCGACGACAACCTGCCGCCAATCCTGATCTATCACGGCGACGCGGATACTCTGGTTCCGCTGGAACAGTCCTTACGCTTCCGCGATCGAGCCAAAGAGTTGCATCATGACGTCCAGGTGGTCGTTCATGCTGGTGGAGCCCACGGTTGGCCCAGCATGGCTTGGGACATCCGCCAGTTTGCTAACTGGTTTGATCGCCATCTGCGAAACTGA
- a CDS encoding nitroreductase family protein, with translation MATIIGATSGGARIPHITTILTANDSHLHRFRGLHVDTQFLAFEIMTINLDEFELLARTRKTTKVLAEAGFEALQFEQQIQQLLQCAGQAPFHKACAMQHRTAALDGIEPWRFHILPAVQCRHLAAQMRDVEAAGKIPAMLLSAHALLVATWLPNPTCGINDSTSDNESFEATVENVEHIAAAAAAVQSLLLAATAAGLDNYWSSGGVLRLSTWRRAIGVADSERVLGAIFLFPSQLPVHPAAQVVGSKQRERRSPPTAWSRWVSFADGDQTS, from the coding sequence TTGGCCACAATCATCGGTGCGACCTCGGGCGGGGCCAGAATTCCCCATATAACAACGATACTCACGGCCAACGACAGCCACCTTCACCGCTTCCGTGGCCTGCATGTCGACACACAATTCCTTGCGTTCGAAATCATGACCATCAATCTAGACGAATTTGAACTGCTGGCCCGCACTCGAAAGACGACTAAAGTTTTAGCCGAGGCAGGTTTTGAAGCGCTACAATTCGAGCAGCAGATCCAGCAGTTGTTGCAGTGTGCTGGCCAGGCCCCATTTCACAAAGCCTGTGCGATGCAGCATCGCACGGCGGCGCTCGACGGCATTGAGCCCTGGCGATTTCACATCCTGCCGGCAGTCCAGTGCAGACATCTGGCCGCGCAGATGCGGGATGTAGAAGCCGCTGGTAAAATCCCGGCCATGCTACTGAGTGCACATGCGCTGCTGGTTGCTACCTGGTTGCCTAATCCGACCTGTGGAATTAATGACAGCACCAGCGACAACGAATCGTTCGAGGCGACTGTTGAGAACGTCGAACACATCGCTGCGGCTGCTGCGGCTGTGCAGTCATTGTTGCTTGCCGCTACAGCCGCAGGGCTGGATAACTATTGGTCTTCCGGAGGCGTATTACGATTGTCCACTTGGCGCCGAGCGATTGGCGTCGCGGACAGCGAACGAGTCTTAGGAGCAATCTTCTTGTTCCCATCGCAGTTGCCAGTTCATCCAGCGGCTCAAGTGGTCGGCAGCAAACAACGCGAGCGACGTTCGCCGCCCACGGCCTGGTCGCGGTGGGTCAGTTTCGCAGATGGCGATCAAACCAGTTAG
- a CDS encoding PilZ domain-containing protein — protein sequence MLRDSFASTNCDVELAVKQLVIEDYHYDLTERRSCHRQVLVRPVSILVEDSQLTIAAISRNISSAGICLLTKQEISRDCAAKLSIHSLSETPQAFLANCRWCSTFGTGWYLSGWSFVNLVRRSRG from the coding sequence ATGCTGCGCGATTCGTTTGCGTCGACCAATTGCGATGTGGAGTTGGCTGTTAAACAGCTTGTCATTGAAGACTACCATTACGATTTAACGGAACGTCGGTCCTGCCATCGGCAGGTACTGGTGAGGCCGGTATCGATCCTGGTCGAGGATAGCCAGCTGACCATCGCAGCGATCAGCCGCAATATCTCGTCGGCAGGCATCTGTCTGTTGACAAAACAAGAGATTTCCAGGGATTGTGCGGCTAAACTGAGTATTCACAGCCTCAGTGAAACTCCACAAGCTTTTTTGGCTAACTGTCGCTGGTGCAGCACATTTGGCACCGGCTGGTACCTGTCAGGATGGAGTTTTGTCAATCTGGTGAGGCGGTCTAGAGGCTGA
- a CDS encoding tetratricopeptide repeat protein gives MSSASAFDVHEVVVANHAFGPQEIRQLCKTLSEDYSQLSVLRDAIAELAQTTDRSPAQSVRLGVCEYLLGRFDEAKQTLMHADGGALSQFYLAKTLFQLDDAESAIAHFETAKTAGYDADVCNIAIAEIKRYQGKLREAMDILDNIFGPAEQTAEYNYQRAATVSALDSNSDEVIRLYNRALQHDDQHPGALFGLALEHDRRGNEVEAFRLYERAASNYPAHIGTLINLGVLYEDRNEFGKAQSCYKRILDVYPGHQRARLYMKDAAASGNIYFDEDAARQTERMTLLLSLSVNDFELSVRSRNCLSKMGIQTLGDLVRISEQQLLASKNFGETSLVEIREMLATKGLYLGQLADQAREPDPPLDLSGMTPDQQAVLERPISDLNLSVRARKCMVRLGINTIGELIRKTGDDLLESKNFGVTSLNEVREKLTRYSLKLRGD, from the coding sequence ATGTCTAGCGCTTCGGCATTTGACGTTCATGAGGTTGTGGTTGCCAATCACGCCTTTGGTCCGCAGGAGATTCGGCAGTTATGTAAGACGCTGTCGGAAGATTATAGCCAGTTAAGCGTGCTGCGCGACGCCATCGCAGAATTGGCTCAAACGACTGATCGCAGCCCGGCGCAATCTGTGCGCTTGGGAGTCTGCGAGTACCTACTGGGTCGGTTCGACGAGGCCAAACAGACATTGATGCACGCGGATGGTGGTGCACTGTCTCAGTTCTACCTTGCCAAGACACTCTTTCAGCTGGACGACGCTGAATCGGCCATTGCCCATTTTGAGACCGCGAAAACAGCAGGCTACGATGCCGATGTGTGCAACATCGCGATCGCAGAGATCAAACGCTATCAGGGCAAACTGCGCGAGGCGATGGACATTCTGGATAACATCTTCGGACCAGCCGAGCAGACCGCCGAGTACAATTATCAGCGGGCGGCAACGGTTTCCGCACTGGACAGTAATTCGGACGAAGTAATTCGCTTGTATAACCGCGCTTTGCAGCACGACGATCAACATCCCGGCGCACTGTTCGGATTGGCACTGGAGCACGATCGACGTGGAAATGAGGTTGAGGCCTTTCGACTCTATGAACGTGCAGCGTCCAACTACCCGGCTCATATCGGAACTCTCATAAACCTGGGTGTGTTGTACGAGGATCGCAACGAGTTTGGTAAGGCGCAATCCTGCTACAAGCGTATCTTGGATGTCTACCCCGGCCATCAAAGGGCTCGGCTCTACATGAAAGACGCTGCTGCCAGCGGCAATATCTATTTCGACGAAGATGCAGCCCGCCAGACCGAACGTATGACGCTGTTGCTGAGCCTATCGGTGAACGATTTCGAGCTGTCTGTTCGCAGTCGCAATTGTCTGAGCAAGATGGGCATTCAGACGTTGGGGGATTTGGTTCGCATCAGCGAGCAGCAGTTGTTGGCCAGCAAGAATTTCGGGGAAACCAGCTTGGTCGAAATTCGCGAAATGCTGGCCACCAAGGGGCTGTATCTGGGACAGTTAGCCGATCAGGCCCGAGAGCCAGATCCGCCACTGGATCTGTCGGGCATGACACCGGATCAACAAGCGGTCTTGGAACGCCCGATCAGCGATTTGAATCTGTCCGTCCGCGCTCGCAAGTGCATGGTTCGATTGGGAATCAACACCATCGGTGAACTGATTCGCAAGACTGGCGATGACTTGTTGGAGTCGAAGAACTTTGGCGTGACCAGCCTCAATGAAGTTCGCGAAAAGCTGACTCGTTACAGTCTTAAACTGCGCGGCGACTGA
- the tgt gene encoding tRNA guanosine(34) transglycosylase Tgt: MTDGFQFSLLTASQPCAQRLGRLATLRGTVDTPAFMPVGTVGTVKGMTIDQVRSTGAQMILGNTYHLALRPGSQRIGQLGGLHRFMGWDGPILTDSGGFQIFSLAARSKITEQGASFRSHIDGSLLELTPERSIEIQEQLGSDIAMVLDHVVALPSSPEKVFQAMQRSTRWAARCLEAARHPQQAKFAIVQGGLDPELRRQSATELTELPFDGYAVGGLSVGETPDEMYQAIECTTPHLPADKPRYLMGVGRPIDILEGIARGIDMFDCVMPTRNGRNAMAFTWKGPIRLRNARYAEDARPLDEACPCLACRHSRAYLRHLFIANEMLGPILLTHHNLTFYQQLMAQARQHIAAGTYSDWLSAQRQSLTGDSVLSSATESNAN, translated from the coding sequence ATGACTGACGGTTTTCAATTTTCGTTGCTAACCGCCTCCCAGCCGTGTGCCCAGCGGTTGGGGCGGCTAGCGACGTTGCGAGGCACGGTTGATACACCGGCCTTCATGCCCGTAGGTACCGTGGGGACCGTCAAGGGCATGACCATCGATCAAGTACGCTCGACCGGCGCACAGATGATTCTGGGCAACACCTATCATTTGGCTCTGCGGCCAGGCAGCCAGCGCATTGGCCAGCTCGGCGGGCTTCATCGCTTCATGGGTTGGGATGGCCCGATTCTTACCGACAGTGGCGGTTTTCAGATATTCAGCTTAGCCGCGCGCTCCAAGATTACGGAACAAGGAGCCAGCTTTCGTTCACACATCGACGGCAGTCTCTTGGAGCTGACTCCCGAACGGTCGATTGAGATTCAGGAACAGCTTGGCAGCGATATAGCCATGGTTTTGGACCATGTGGTTGCGCTCCCCTCGTCGCCTGAAAAAGTCTTTCAGGCTATGCAACGCTCGACGCGCTGGGCCGCGCGCTGCCTGGAAGCAGCTCGCCATCCCCAGCAAGCCAAATTCGCAATAGTGCAAGGGGGCCTAGATCCCGAACTGCGTCGCCAGAGCGCCACAGAATTGACTGAGCTTCCGTTTGACGGCTACGCGGTGGGCGGACTTAGCGTCGGCGAGACTCCCGATGAAATGTATCAGGCCATCGAGTGTACCACGCCGCACTTGCCAGCAGATAAGCCTCGCTATCTGATGGGAGTCGGTCGGCCAATCGATATCCTAGAGGGCATAGCACGGGGTATCGATATGTTTGATTGTGTGATGCCGACGCGCAATGGCCGCAATGCCATGGCCTTCACCTGGAAGGGCCCTATACGCCTGCGCAACGCGCGGTACGCAGAAGATGCTCGGCCGTTGGACGAGGCTTGCCCCTGCCTGGCCTGTCGACACAGCCGCGCCTATCTCAGGCACCTGTTTATCGCCAACGAAATGTTGGGGCCAATCCTACTGACCCACCACAATTTGACGTTCTACCAGCAACTGATGGCTCAGGCGCGACAGCACATCGCCGCCGGAACGTATAGTGATTGGCTGTCGGCGCAGCGCCAGAGTCTAACCGGCGATAGCGTGCTGTCGTCCGCCACGGAATCAAACGCCAATTAA